One window of the Pseudomonas knackmussii B13 genome contains the following:
- a CDS encoding NAD-dependent epimerase/dehydratase family protein, with protein sequence MPTVLLTGASGFTGHYMIQALQQQGCTVIGLGSAATQADETLACDLTDAASVAKAVAHARPDWVVHLAALSFVGHADQEAFYRVNVFGTQNLLEALANLPTPPPRVLIASSANIYGSPGIEVIDERICPAPVNHYGFSKLAMEHMSATWFERMPIVLARPFNYTGPGQDERFLIPKIVSHFAAGKSTIELGNIDVSRDFSDVRDVVGAYMGLLRSPASGLRVNVCSGRAIALREVISLMEDIAGYRIDVQVNPAFVRTNEIKVLRGENDLLKELTGQVPQRSLKSTLKDMYDTLRSVHGK encoded by the coding sequence ATGCCAACTGTTCTGCTGACCGGCGCCTCGGGCTTTACCGGTCACTACATGATCCAGGCCCTGCAGCAGCAGGGTTGCACGGTCATCGGCTTGGGTAGCGCCGCCACCCAGGCCGACGAAACGCTGGCATGCGACCTCACTGATGCGGCAAGCGTCGCGAAGGCCGTCGCCCATGCCAGACCCGATTGGGTCGTGCACCTTGCCGCACTATCCTTCGTCGGTCATGCCGACCAGGAGGCGTTCTATCGGGTGAACGTTTTTGGCACCCAGAACCTCCTGGAGGCACTGGCGAACCTGCCGACCCCACCGCCCCGGGTGCTAATCGCCAGCAGCGCCAATATCTATGGTTCGCCAGGTATCGAAGTGATCGACGAGCGAATCTGTCCCGCCCCCGTCAATCACTATGGTTTCAGCAAGCTGGCCATGGAGCACATGAGTGCGACCTGGTTCGAGCGTATGCCCATAGTCCTCGCCCGCCCGTTCAATTACACCGGGCCAGGCCAGGACGAGCGATTCCTGATCCCGAAGATCGTCTCCCACTTCGCCGCAGGAAAATCGACGATAGAGCTAGGCAACATTGACGTTAGCCGTGACTTCTCCGATGTCCGCGATGTGGTGGGTGCCTATATGGGGCTGCTCCGCTCACCCGCTAGCGGTCTTCGGGTTAATGTTTGCTCTGGTCGAGCCATCGCATTGCGAGAGGTCATTTCCCTGATGGAAGACATCGCCGGCTATCGCATCGACGTTCAGGTCAATCCCGCCTTTGTACGCACTAATGAAATCAAGGTGCTGCGCGGTGAAAACGACTTGCTGAAAGAGCTGACCGGACAAGTTCCGCAACGCTCGCTCAAGTCGACACTCAAGGACATGTACGACACGCTCCGATCCGTACACGGAAAGTAA
- a CDS encoding glycosyltransferase, which produces MTSKVLLVNKFYAPTTGGIETAVNQYAHWYQEAGNDVTVLCCASERELSSRYESVEGIRLIRSASLGNLLSVPISFAFFWHFLRLALKADIVHINLQFPAASLALCLFAKLIRARTIVSYHCDVYRQRNLKRLTYFFDRHSIRNADIVITGSPALRQHSEVLGTIQRSMQTLPYSVDERYVRKCLEELPKVSIPEHFRQEGYLLFFGRLVTYKGTESLERAFRRLMAEGKEVNLLVFGIGPEEHRFRQLAREFPQRLHFVNAFVSDVDKYHLIRNCKVFLFPSVYYSEAFGITQLDAMACGRPIINCWLETGVNWVAPQGEGAFTLNPEDDAALAKLMHSAFTGRLDLEEAGMRGHQRFLELFSEDRVREQFGQIIASLARN; this is translated from the coding sequence ATGACCAGTAAGGTCCTACTCGTAAACAAGTTCTACGCCCCCACTACTGGCGGTATCGAAACTGCCGTGAATCAGTACGCTCACTGGTATCAAGAGGCCGGAAACGATGTCACTGTGCTGTGCTGTGCCAGCGAAAGAGAACTAAGCTCCCGGTACGAATCCGTCGAAGGTATTCGGCTGATTCGCAGTGCTTCCCTAGGCAATCTGCTGTCCGTCCCCATCAGTTTCGCGTTCTTCTGGCACTTCCTGCGCCTGGCCCTGAAGGCGGACATCGTCCACATCAATCTTCAGTTTCCCGCTGCCAGCCTGGCGCTATGTCTTTTCGCCAAGCTGATCCGCGCCCGAACCATTGTCAGTTACCACTGCGATGTCTACCGGCAGCGCAACCTGAAACGCCTTACCTATTTCTTCGACCGGCACAGCATTAGGAACGCGGACATTGTCATCACAGGCAGCCCTGCCTTGCGCCAGCATTCAGAAGTGCTTGGAACAATTCAGCGATCCATGCAAACCCTCCCCTATTCCGTAGATGAACGGTATGTCCGGAAATGCCTGGAGGAGCTTCCCAAGGTTTCTATTCCAGAGCACTTCCGCCAGGAGGGCTATCTGTTGTTCTTTGGCCGCCTGGTTACCTACAAGGGAACCGAATCGCTCGAGCGCGCCTTCCGTCGCTTGATGGCCGAGGGCAAGGAGGTCAATCTCCTGGTGTTCGGAATCGGCCCTGAAGAGCATCGCTTTCGCCAGTTGGCCCGCGAATTTCCGCAGCGCCTGCATTTCGTCAACGCGTTTGTTTCCGACGTCGACAAATACCACCTGATTCGCAACTGCAAAGTTTTTCTCTTCCCGTCGGTCTATTACTCCGAGGCATTCGGCATCACCCAACTCGACGCCATGGCATGTGGCCGCCCGATCATCAACTGCTGGCTGGAAACTGGCGTGAACTGGGTGGCACCCCAAGGAGAGGGTGCCTTCACGCTCAACCCTGAGGACGATGCCGCCTTGGCGAAACTGATGCACTCTGCGTTCACCGGCCGCCTTGATCTCGAAGAGGCAGGTATGCGAGGCCACCAGCGTTTCCTGGAGCTTTTCTCTGAGGACCGGGTGCGCGAGCAGTTCGGCCAAATCATTGCTTCCCTGGCAAGAAACTGA
- the rfbB gene encoding dTDP-glucose 4,6-dehydratase, producing the protein MTILVTGSAGFIGSNFVLDWLANHDEKVIGLDKLTYAGNLQNLADLEGDERHLFVHGDIGDLATVSALLERHQPRAVLNFAAESHVDRSIHGPEDFIQTNVVGTFHLLQAVREYWAGLDSERRSAFRFLHVSTDEVYGSLEPDAAAFTEQHRYEPNSPYSASKAASDHLVRAYHHTYGLPVLTTNCSNNYGPYHFPEKLIPLVIHNALTGKPLPIYGDGQQIRDWLYVKDHCSAIRRVLDAGKVGETYNVGGWNEKANLDVVQTLCDILDQESPRSDGRSYRDQITFVKDRPGHDRRYAIDASRLERELGWKPAETFESGIAKTVRWYLDNQAWVDNITSGAYREWLDKQYK; encoded by the coding sequence ATGACGATTCTGGTTACCGGCAGCGCCGGCTTCATTGGCTCGAACTTTGTCCTCGACTGGCTGGCCAACCACGATGAAAAGGTAATCGGCCTCGACAAACTCACCTATGCCGGCAATCTGCAGAATCTGGCGGATCTGGAAGGCGACGAACGCCATCTGTTCGTTCACGGCGACATTGGCGACCTGGCTACGGTAAGTGCGCTACTCGAGCGACATCAACCGCGCGCTGTGTTGAACTTCGCTGCCGAGTCCCACGTCGACCGTTCGATTCATGGCCCGGAAGACTTCATTCAGACCAACGTGGTCGGGACTTTCCATCTCCTCCAGGCCGTCCGGGAATATTGGGCGGGACTGGATAGCGAACGTCGGAGCGCATTTCGCTTCCTACACGTCTCCACGGATGAGGTCTATGGCTCGCTGGAGCCCGATGCTGCGGCTTTCACAGAGCAGCACAGGTACGAACCCAACAGCCCCTATTCAGCCTCCAAGGCTGCTTCGGATCACCTTGTCCGCGCCTATCACCATACGTACGGCCTGCCGGTGCTGACGACCAACTGTTCGAACAACTACGGCCCCTATCACTTCCCGGAAAAGCTGATTCCGCTAGTCATTCACAACGCGCTCACTGGCAAGCCGCTACCCATTTATGGCGACGGCCAACAGATCCGCGACTGGCTCTACGTGAAGGACCACTGCAGTGCCATCCGCAGGGTCCTGGATGCGGGGAAAGTGGGCGAGACTTACAACGTCGGGGGATGGAACGAGAAGGCCAACCTCGACGTGGTCCAGACGCTATGCGACATCCTCGATCAGGAAAGTCCGCGCAGCGATGGACGGAGCTATCGAGATCAGATCACGTTCGTCAAGGACCGTCCCGGACATGACCGGCGCTACGCTATCGACGCTTCGCGTCTGGAGCGTGAACTGGGCTGGAAGCCGGCGGAAACCTTCGAAAGCGGCATCGCCAAGACGGTCCGTTGGTATCTGGACAACCAGGCTTGGGTCGACAACATAACCAGCGGTGCCTACCGCGAGTGGCTGGACAAGCAATACAAATGA
- a CDS encoding glycosyltransferase family 4 protein, whose amino-acid sequence MRIGFSTTVWASSVRNRQFDGIGVYTQALWRCLQEQADAPSLLPYAFGNEFPDMPCGRPERLAGRFSLSALQGALLNRSLRASLAIGENVDLFHATDHHIPYLSGTPVVATVMDLIPMLHPEWVTSRIRGLKNWIFRESILSAEHIITISEYSKQDMVRHLNIDPANISVTTLGADPSYFQRIAPEVRDEVVRGHGLQPGFFLFIGTLQPRKNLERALRAHRSLPPALRKKHPLVVVGRNGWGVDHLLPELEALEQRGEGRWLKYLPQSEVLALLQSAQALLFPSLYEGFGLPVVEAFAAQTPVICSNSSSLPEVAGDAALLVDPLDEQDIARGMQELLADPDMTMQRVQRGHQRALEFTWAACAEQTLAVYRKVLATRST is encoded by the coding sequence ATGCGTATCGGATTTAGCACCACCGTCTGGGCGAGTAGCGTCCGGAATCGACAGTTCGATGGTATCGGCGTCTACACTCAGGCCCTTTGGCGTTGCCTGCAGGAGCAAGCTGATGCCCCGAGCTTGCTTCCCTATGCCTTCGGCAACGAATTCCCAGATATGCCTTGCGGGCGTCCCGAGAGACTGGCAGGGCGCTTTTCGCTAAGCGCGCTGCAAGGAGCACTGCTGAACCGATCGCTGCGCGCGTCCTTGGCGATTGGGGAAAATGTCGACCTGTTTCACGCCACAGATCACCATATCCCCTATCTGTCCGGTACTCCGGTAGTCGCCACCGTGATGGACCTCATTCCCATGCTGCATCCAGAGTGGGTGACGTCCCGCATCAGGGGCCTGAAGAACTGGATCTTCCGCGAATCCATCCTGTCCGCCGAGCACATCATCACAATCTCCGAATACAGCAAGCAGGACATGGTGCGTCACCTGAATATCGACCCTGCAAATATATCGGTTACGACGCTCGGTGCGGACCCATCGTATTTCCAACGCATCGCCCCCGAGGTTCGAGACGAGGTCGTAAGAGGCCATGGCCTGCAACCAGGTTTTTTCCTGTTCATCGGCACTTTGCAGCCACGGAAGAATCTCGAACGGGCCCTGCGCGCACATCGGTCCCTGCCACCGGCATTGCGCAAGAAGCATCCGCTGGTGGTGGTCGGGCGTAATGGCTGGGGCGTAGATCACCTGCTGCCCGAGTTGGAAGCCTTGGAGCAACGGGGTGAGGGGCGATGGTTGAAATACCTGCCCCAGAGCGAAGTCCTGGCGCTGCTCCAATCGGCCCAGGCACTGCTCTTCCCGTCGCTTTACGAAGGATTTGGATTGCCCGTGGTAGAAGCCTTTGCGGCGCAAACACCTGTGATCTGTTCTAACTCCAGCTCACTGCCAGAGGTCGCGGGCGATGCCGCGCTGCTGGTGGATCCGCTCGACGAGCAGGACATTGCCCGAGGCATGCAGGAGCTACTGGCCGATCCGGATATGACAATGCAGCGCGTACAGCGAGGTCATCAGAGGGCCCTCGAGTTCACCTGGGCTGCCTGCGCTGAACAGACACTCGCTGTGTACCGCAAGGTATTGGCTACACGATCGACATGA
- a CDS encoding glycosyltransferase family 2 protein, protein MKISISNPSAEKNAPSTQRSQTSVAILLSTFQGEDFLVEQLESIRVQTHENWVIYASDDGSSDSTRAILQRYATQLGAERLIIFDGPRRGFAANFLSLIRKSPDDAGYFAFCDQDDLWAPDKLERALDWASQAPSNVPALYCSRTQLVDREGVHIGLSPLFDKRPSFANALVQSLAGGNTMVFNGAAKRLLAMTPRDSNIIAHDWWAYILVSGCGGRVFYDPSPRTGYRQHGKNLIGSNSSLRDRYVRFRRMLAGTFRGWNDENLKAISPLRHLLTKESQTTLQLFENARRASLPKRLYLIGKSGIYRQTLPGNLGLVAAAILQRL, encoded by the coding sequence TTGAAAATCTCGATCTCCAATCCGAGCGCAGAAAAGAACGCTCCTTCGACTCAGCGCTCCCAGACCTCCGTAGCTATTCTTCTCAGCACGTTCCAAGGGGAAGACTTCCTAGTCGAGCAGCTCGAATCGATCCGGGTGCAGACCCATGAGAATTGGGTCATCTACGCCTCCGATGACGGCTCTTCCGATAGCACTCGAGCGATTCTTCAGCGCTACGCCACTCAACTGGGTGCAGAGCGTCTCATCATCTTCGATGGACCACGCCGTGGTTTCGCGGCCAATTTCCTGTCGTTGATCCGCAAGTCCCCCGACGATGCGGGCTATTTCGCCTTTTGCGACCAGGACGACCTCTGGGCACCTGACAAGTTGGAAAGAGCCCTGGACTGGGCAAGTCAGGCTCCGTCGAATGTGCCAGCCCTCTACTGCTCGCGCACTCAACTAGTCGACAGAGAAGGTGTGCACATTGGACTCTCACCGCTCTTCGACAAGCGTCCCAGCTTCGCCAATGCGCTGGTGCAAAGCCTGGCCGGCGGCAACACCATGGTTTTCAATGGCGCAGCAAAGCGGCTACTTGCCATGACGCCGCGCGACAGCAACATCATTGCCCACGACTGGTGGGCATACATTCTCGTTTCCGGCTGTGGCGGTCGGGTATTCTACGATCCGTCTCCACGTACCGGTTACCGCCAGCATGGAAAGAACCTGATCGGTTCGAATTCCAGCCTGCGTGATCGCTATGTGCGTTTTCGCCGAATGCTTGCCGGCACTTTCCGCGGCTGGAATGACGAGAACCTGAAAGCAATTTCCCCTCTTCGGCATCTGCTGACGAAGGAAAGCCAGACGACGCTTCAATTGTTTGAAAACGCGCGACGCGCTTCGCTGCCCAAGCGCCTTTACCTGATTGGAAAATCGGGCATCTACCGCCAGACCCTGCCGGGTAACCTGGGCCTTGTCGCAGCGGCGATCCTACAAAGGTTGTAA
- the rfbD gene encoding dTDP-4-dehydrorhamnose reductase: MSGILLLGAEGQVGWELQRALAPLAELTICNRASGDLENLDALRALVREHRPDIIVNAAAYTAVDRAESDEQCARRINAEAVAVLAEEAKALNAWLVHYSTDYVFDGSGERAFREEDVTGPLSVYGQTKREGEEAILRSGCLHLIFRTSWVFAARGANFAKTMLRLASERDELRVIADQFGAPTSAELIADTTAQILGQVLCGQVTGNASGLYHLVAAGEASWHDYASFVIEEALRLGMTLKCPSDRVHPITTADYPLPARRPANSRLDTTKLRCTFGLTLPHWQFHVRRLLAELSQGKTP, translated from the coding sequence ATGAGCGGAATTCTCCTTCTCGGCGCGGAAGGGCAGGTCGGCTGGGAGTTGCAGAGGGCGTTGGCGCCACTGGCCGAACTGACCATCTGTAATCGCGCTTCCGGCGACCTCGAGAATCTCGATGCCCTGCGCGCACTGGTGCGAGAGCACCGACCCGACATCATCGTAAACGCTGCCGCCTATACCGCAGTGGACAGAGCGGAAAGCGACGAGCAATGCGCTCGGCGGATTAACGCAGAGGCCGTCGCAGTCCTTGCTGAAGAAGCAAAGGCGCTGAATGCGTGGCTGGTTCACTACTCCACCGACTATGTCTTCGATGGGAGCGGCGAGCGCGCCTTCCGCGAGGAAGATGTCACAGGCCCACTCAGCGTTTACGGCCAGACCAAGCGTGAGGGTGAGGAAGCGATTCTCCGCAGTGGGTGCCTACACCTGATTTTTCGTACCAGCTGGGTATTCGCCGCACGTGGCGCAAACTTCGCCAAGACCATGCTGCGCCTGGCGAGCGAGCGAGACGAACTGCGTGTGATTGCGGATCAGTTTGGCGCACCTACCAGTGCCGAGCTGATCGCTGATACCACCGCACAAATACTTGGCCAGGTGCTGTGCGGCCAGGTCACGGGCAATGCTTCGGGCTTATACCATCTCGTCGCAGCCGGCGAAGCCAGCTGGCATGACTATGCGAGTTTCGTTATCGAAGAGGCTCTACGACTGGGCATGACTTTGAAATGCCCCAGCGACCGCGTTCATCCGATTACAACTGCCGACTACCCGCTGCCAGCGCGCAGACCTGCGAACTCGCGCCTGGACACCACCAAGCTGCGCTGCACTTTCGGGCTGACGCTGCCGCATTGGCAATTCCACGTTCGGCGCCTGCTTGCGGAACTCTCTCAAGGAAAAACGCCATGA